From the Pocillopora verrucosa isolate sample1 chromosome 11, ASM3666991v2, whole genome shotgun sequence genome, the window CTTCTAGAGGATAATGTGTATTTACATTTAGTCTTCCATCATAAAAGTTAATGGGTCTGCTAATCAACATTCTGAAGTGCAACAAACTGAGTAAGACTGTTTTGCTACAATTCAGCCATTGAGAAGTTTCAAACTCTGACTCTGCCTTGGTGACATTTTCCCTCGTATATCTTGTAGATATACAAACATGTAGcagttgtttctttttgtgCATCTTAATTGAGGATTCGTCACATTTGTAAAGCTTTGAAATTTATGCGATGATATGTAACATAAtggttatttttataataaaagcGTAATTGTCTTGATTTTATctctagtttgccaagaaggAAGTACCTCATTTGATCAATGCGGGCAGAGATGCACCTGTGTTCAAGGCCAGTTGGTTAACTGCGTTCGTATTCGAAAAGAATTCACTTCCATGTCATCTCTTGAGCGAGAACGGTACATTAAAGTCATATTAACAGCTTCTACTGACCCAAAATTTAAGAACGACTATGATGAGTTAATCAATCGGCATAGAAATAAGTTTTTCTCTGGAATTCATGGACGAACGCACTTCCTTACATGGCATCGCTATTTCATGTTGCTTTACGAGAACCTCCTTCGTCAAGTAGCCTGCAATTTTACGATAGCATACTGGGATTGGAGTTCAGTGTCTGGAAATCCATTCAGCactgtgaaaaaagaaagcctATGGCACACCGCGAACTCTGGTTTCGGCGGGAACGGCATAGGGCCGTATAGCTGTGTCCAGACAGGACCATTCAGAGAGGCCAATTGGAGCATCGTGCCACTTCCAGCCAATTCCTTACCAGAGCCAGGTCCTCGGTGTTTAGCACGGAGGTTTAATGGGAACCCTCCTGACTCTGTGGCAGTTCAAGAAGTCTTACGAATACCAGCGAGTAACTTCACTGATTTTGAGCTTATGCTCCGAGTGAATCTTCACGACGTTGTGCACTGTTTGATAGACGGCACCATGTGCTCGATAGACTCAGCTGCTGCCCCGGAGTTTTTTCTTCACCACGGATTTATTGACAAGATCTGGGACGAGTGGCAGAAGAAAAGTGACGCTCATAAGAATGCCTTCTTTCCTGGTATCAAAGAGGTTATGCCAGGATCTAAATTGCTACCTCAGCACGTACTCAACCTTTTGTCGCAGCCGGAAGGTGTTCGAGTAGAATATCAGTCGTCCAGGAAAGCCGCCAATTTATTACCTCTTTTAAGAGGTGGGTATGTTATCTTTTCTGTGTAAAATTATCATTGGGGGAATATTCTCAAAGgtagaaaaagcaaaaaatatctGCAATACATataaatgaagatttttttgtcttattgaTTAATCTGTTATTTAGCAATAAACATACAGTTTTCAAAAATTCGTGGTCTCattggcaagaaaaaaaaaacaaacagtctAAACTTTCCGGGTTCGTAGTAAAGCACAGGTTTAATGAGTTTGTCGTGAGTTTTGGTGGCAACCATACTCAGTGCTCCGCATAATGTGATGTTATAATACCGCAATACAATACCGATTTTATTCGCCATTCATAGATGTAAAGATGGGTTTCATAACAAAATCATTAAGTTTAAAATACTTGTTAGTAACAATATATTAATATATGGCAAGAGGGCCTCAAGAACCCATGGGGCTTCTACTATGGACTCCTTCCtgctaaaacaaaaagaaaaaatatatgccTATAAGCGATACGCGTTCattggaaacattttttttgccaaaCCACCAATGTTAAGAGTTGGTATATCTGTAGATTCAGTAATAAACTTCGAAGAAGTTTCAGACTACCCAATACCATTGGGTAAGTAATTCCAAATTTTCGGACCTTGAAAAActatatgaaaaaatatataacattTGTTGGACATTGATGATATCGGTAATCATCGCCTCTTCTGTTGTTATACGAGTGCAAACGAGTACATCATCAAGTAAAAAGTATCAATGTCAATGTCAAAATAAGAAGCTGCTCGGACTTTAGGGAATACTGTAGgctctgaaaaatatttttgaaagcgCGTGCTTTGTCTTTCTTGTAAGCCCTTTCCTTCCTCAAGACCGcttttgcattcatttattACACATGCGTAAAATGTATAGATCACATAGTAACTTAGCAGTTTTACAATACttgtaatttttcttgattattgtATATTCTTGTAGTTAGTAATTTTGTAGAGCCTTCACAGATGAAGAGCCACATCTTTTCATGTGAATAAGCTGTgaataaatcattattattattattatcattattattattatcatcatcatcattatcattatgtGCCTGTTTCGTTTGATTTTCTTCTGTAGGACTAAGTCTCAGTGCTCTTCACCATATTCCACGGAGACAGTTTTCTGGTGTCACTGAAAAGATAATAAAGGTATTCCATTTAAAGCCATCTGAAGTGAAACGTGCAAAAGAATTGGAGAAGCTGTTGCAGCCGTTGTATTAGTTAGCTTATATTAATTTGCAATATCACTTGAATTAATAAAGTGTATCTGACGATTAAGTATACGATGAATATCAAAATAAAGTTGAATCCATTAAAAGTTGTATTTGGTTCCTGGTTTAACCCTAAATTTCATTGTCGTGGTAAAGTTGTGCTGTTTCCATAACATGCAAGTTTAGAGCGTTTGGTTATTCCAAAGTCTATTTTATTTAgtcaaaaagacaaaaaaagctACTGCTCGGTAATGAACTCCGTTTAGAGTATTTAGCAGAGAAGAGAATCTAATAAATGATGGGCGAGACTTTGGTAAACAGATTTTATGGTGTGCAGAGGAGTTTTGCACGGCTGCAGCGTCGTTCCATCTCTAAATACTACAGAGGCTCGCTCATTAGACCCAAGTGTTGATGCAAATTATCGGTTACAACAGACgttaataatgaaaattaaaggaaaaaaaattatcaaaagacAAAAGATGTGACCAAAGAGAAGCGACTTAAGtgatcttgattgttaaagcaatgcctttattttttattgaataatttaaCTGTAAGTCAATTTATAATTTACTACCGTCATGAGCCTATCGTGATACCTTCGCTGTGTACCGAACTTGTGGGGTACACTCTATTCTCGGTCGTCAAatcctgttttattttttatcgtcGACACCCACCACGCCACGAACTTTGTATCCTCTCTTCTAAAAATCTGTCGCTTCAATCATCACGTCACCTATTTACCTTTTATTAAACTTAAACGTGAATGCGTAAGTGTCATGTCACGCAACTTCCGTTTAGCTGCACGCTGTATCTGTGACTGCCCCCAAGCATCGCACCCGTGACATGCAAATGAGTTTCGATGAAAAGAGAACCGATTGTTTTCGTAGAAACAAACTTTACTCTTGAGAAAACCGCCTGTTCCGCCTTTAGCGGATGGCCTGAGAACTACATCGATGAAAAAACTGAAGATATCACTTTTGTgatcaacaaagaaaacatggcGGCGCCCAGGTGACGAACGGTTACTAAGTAGCACGAGTGGTCACCAAGCAAATCGGTGACTTCCTCTGACATCTGCTGTAGTATGAACTGTTACAGTATTTTGTTACGCTTGGTAAAGTTATGAGTGTATGTCTAACCGGGTACACGCATCCAAAATTTTACAAccataaaataaagtttttattcAATATGAAGGCTGCATTTCAATGTCATGCATGTGATACATCACCAGAAACTCTTTTGTTCATATTGAGACTATTATCTGTTGTGTTACGGgtcaaatgtaaacaaagaagGTTACTTTTATTTACTCATTATTTCATTACAGTCCAAAATTGAGTGAAATTGTTCCTAGAAAACTTGAGAAATGTCATTGTGGAAGCTCAAAGTACCGCGTAACAAACACCTTCGGATctcgtttttctttctctctgttgGGTACTCCAACAAGTATAATATGAAACAGAGGTGAAAAGCTATCATGATGCATCAAATCTTTGCCGATCATTAAGTGAAATCTTTTGAGAACTAACAACTTACTTCATACTTCTTCCCAAGAATTCCAATAAGGAGCCATGCAATAACTAAATGATTCAAACGACTGCGCTGCTCTGGTGGCCTTATTCATGGGTGGTGATCTGACCTCCTCAAAAACAGCAGGGGCGTGTTTCTTTAATGATCACTCTACAGGTGGTGTCGAAGCCTACCCGCATCAGCTTTCACAGTCAAATTAACGTTAAATTTCACTGGGGGATCGCTTTGTTCACTTAGATCACCAGAACTCCTCAGAGCGACACATCGAAGGTAATTACCTAATTGAAACAATGAGCTGTTACATGAAACTATCGAAAGAAAAGTGATCAACTAGAAAATTTGATTAGAGAGCATACTTTACAATAATGTTCTTCCTGTTATGCTATTATGCCATAGGTTATTGTAATATCGTTTAACGCTCGAAGTGACTTTAAGTAAACTCTATCACAATGAGTTTGGTATTCGATTGACAGACTTTTATCGAATATAAGATGGCAGATCAATAATTTTATCTAAGAGCAATGTTTTGGCTCCTAAATTGAAATATATACTACAACTTCGCGTGACATTCGATGACAAGTGTATTTTCCTGTTTGTTGTTTagattgtttgtttatttagaatgtttgtttgtttcttacttttcaaaatttctctatGCCTTTCTTACTATTCCAAAGACTGTCTTGCCAATTCTCTCAGTCATCCCTTGTGAACCATCAAAATCAATTCATTACCGAGTGATGGTTTGCTAGCTTTGCttcttgtttaattttgtcttcGTTTGCttgtttccttaaatttttctttaactcctGCCTACACTTAATTCTTTCTGATAACTAAATTACTGAAATCATTCGGGAAACCTGCCGCTGACGAACGATATTATATACATTTAATATCGCCCCAGACCAAGGTCGGCctcttgttgactttgattcgctgtaaaaaaaaaaaagaactcaactCGACGCTTTATTGTTACCTGAAGATCCACGAATTTAGTGAGAACAGACTAAAGCTAAAGAACCGAATAATAAAGAATAGCATAATGTGGAATGTATCTACTTGCCCAATTgacattttattgattttttttttagcagctAGCAATGGAGTATCTTGGAATTATCACAGCAATGTTAGTGATGCTGAGGAGTTGTTCTGCAGGTAAGACTATAGACTTCTCCAAGATCCAAGACGCCTCCGCTATCCGTCGAAGaatcttggaaatatttttgctgATTATTCATTTCAGAATGTGACCAGGGATGGAAATCGTTTAACAGCAAGTGCTATAAAATGTTTGAGGGAGAAAAGTCATGGGATGATGCGAAGACGTCCTGCGAGGGAACTGGTGCCCACTTGGTAAAGATTGAATCTGCTGATGAAAACATTTTCCTGTTGAACAGTTTTCTGCAGTTATTACCGAACGATAATAATCGTGAGGCTTGGACTGGACTCTCAGATAAGAAAGAGGAAGGAGATTTTGTGTGGACT encodes:
- the LOC131772843 gene encoding tyrosinase-like, with translation MSSLERERYIKVILTASTDPKFKNDYDELINRHRNKFFSGIHGRTHFLTWHRYFMLLYENLLRQVACNFTIAYWDWSSVSGNPFSTVKKESLWHTANSGFGGNGIGPYSCVQTGPFREANWSIVPLPANSLPEPGPRCLARRFNGNPPDSVAVQEVLRIPASNFTDFELMLRVNLHDVVHCLIDGTMCSIDSAAAPEFFLHHGFIDKIWDEWQKKSDAHKNAFFPGIKEVMPGSKLLPQHVLNLLSQPEGVRVEYQSSRKAANLLPLLRGLSLSALHHIPRRQFSGVTEKIIKVFHLKPSEVKRAKELEKLLQPLY
- the LOC131772820 gene encoding C-type lectin LmsL, translating into MEYLGIITAMLVMLRSCSAECDQGWKSFNSKCYKMFEGEKSWDDAKTSCEGTGAHLVKIESADENIFLLNSFLQLLPNDNNREAWTGLSDKKEEGDFVWTDGATPEYTNWAAEQPNDEDDEQDCVEIVNGVFWPGGLPQIGLWNDFQCKKALMFICEKAE